GACCTTGACTTGACTCTTTGACCTTCCCAGGGGCCTGCAGAGCCTTCTGACCCCGGTGCTGGCTAACATCCTGGAGGCTGACCAGGAGAAGTGCTGGGGCTTCGACCAGTTCTTCGCCGAGACCAGCGACATCCTCCATCGCTGCGTTGTCTATTTGTTCAGCCTGCAGCAGGCCACCCTCCACCACGTCTACATCCACGAGTACAACACGTGAGTGCCAGCCACGCAAACTACAACTCCCAagatgcgcgcgtgtgtgtgtactcgcgTCTCGGGCAGCTGGTCCAGTATCACCGTTGGATCCCACGAAACCGAAGCGGCACTGTGTTCCGACGCTGCAGTACCTCTTGTGTCCACAGGGCGACACTGTTCCAGGAGCTTCTCTCACGGAGGACCAGcatcccccctcaccaccaggaGCTGATATACGAGGGCCGCAGGCTGGTGCTGGATCCAAACCGCCAGGCCCAGACCTTCCCCCGGACCACCCGGGACAACCCCATCATGCTGATCAGCTCAGAATGTGCGGCCACGGTGGGACTCATCTTCGAAGATCGTGAGTCACAAATCGGAAGCGTGCCCGAATCTGCCCCCCCCGCGTGTCGGAATCGGGGCCCAGAGAAAGCAGGAGGATGAGACGAGGCCCAGCTTGATTTGGATCTGGGTCCGGTTTTCTGAACGGACTTGGATAGATAACAAGATTCTTTTGTTCAAGTGTTACCGGATACAACGTGTCTCATTCGTCTATGAATGCATAACCCCCTTTTGGCGTTGTCTCTCCACAGCGAGCCCTCCCAAAGTCCAGCCTCGCTATGACCTGGATCTGGACGCCAGCTATGCCAAGGTAACCAGAGCAGCCCTGCTGTTCACGTGAAGAACGGGACAAGCCAGCCCTGCCAGATGGGCTTCATTCATAGAAATGGACCTATCCCCAAAGTACATTATCAGCAGTCCCAGACGCAATGTATGGCTCCCATTGGAACTCATTCAGTAATTATGGTTGTAGTAGTCTATTGTTTGTCGGGCTTAGATGAAACTCTTGACCCCCCACTCAATTTCATTAGAAAAATATTTATGGGCGAGGAGGCTCTCCAGAGGATGAAAgcactgcccccctctctctctctcctctctccattgtTCCTTCTGCGGTGGATGGATGaatcactcctctcccttccgtCTGGCCCTTTGGTTGTGGGAGCGCAAGCGTGTCACGTGTGTCACgtgtgtcacgtgtgtgtgcgcgatgtGCACCCTTCCACAGCTGCTGTGGGAGCACGCATGTtggtgcctgcgtgtgtgtgtgtgtgtgtgttaataagagtctgtgtgtgtgtgtgtgttaataagagtctgtgtgtgtgtgtgtgttaataagagtctgtgtgtgtgtgtgtgttaataagagtgtgtgtgtgtgtgtgtgttaataagagtctgtgtgtgtgtgtgtgttaataagagtctgcgtgtgtgtgtgtgtgttaataagagtctgcgtgtgtgtgtgtgttaataagagtctgtgtgtgtgtgtgtgtgtgtgtgttaataagagtctgtgtgtgtgtgtgtgttaataagagtctgcgtgtgtgtgtgtgttaataagagtctgtgtgtgtgtgtgtgtgtgtgtgtctgcacatttGAGTGGGTTTAAGAGAGAAAGTGCAATATTAAACCAGAGTTACGTAACAAGCAAAGGCCTCCCACGCGCGTGTCCATAAGTAGATGGTTCTTCGTGTTTCATAGAGAGCGGTTAATCAACGGACGAGAGCCACTTCTGCTTGAATCATGCCCCCGTAATAACTTCCCCAGATCAAATAGCTCGGAAGCCTCATGTCGTGACCCTGGTGTATTGTGAGTGCTGGGAGGATGGTCAGCGGAAGAGACCCCTAACCCTTCCgagttctctctcccagaccttTGCAGGTGACGTGGGCCACCTGTGGAAGACCTCCGAGTCCCTCTTGGTCTACCAGGAGCTGGTTCGCAAAGGAGTCCGCGGCCTGATGTGAGTCCTGCCGCCGCGAATCGCCGCCTCGGGACCCGCCTCGCTCTCCGTATACGTCGGACGTTGCTCGTGCGTTGGCCTGATTTGTCACGAaccgtctctttctctcgctctctttcttcccctctctctttttctgtctctctctttgtctctatgtctctctctcctctccctcagtgaGATGATGAAGGAAGAATACAGTGAGATAGTACACAAGAAGTCTGAAGTCATTCACCTGTGCAACTACTGCAACCAGATCCTGGAACGGACGGAGCAGCTGTGAGTGCTGCctgcacacccacgcacacccaCTCACGTGCGCACCCACGCACCCACTCTGTGTGTAACCGTGCGTTCCTCCCACAGGTGTGAGGTCCTGATGCAGGCCACCATGCTGTCGTCAGAATACGACGAGATCTCAGACATGCGCAAGAAAGTCATGAGAGTGAGTGTGCACGCTCGGCATATGGACCTGCGTGCTCGACGgtcaaccgtgtgtgtgtgtgtgtgtgagttggtgtgtgtgtgtgtgtgtgtttgctcacgTGTGCGTGATGCTGTGCACTCacgtttgatgtgtgtgtttacacggcTCGATACAGATCTCTGGGTCTTTggaacccctggagaggactacACAGGAGATCAAGAGCAAGTTCATGCCAGGGGGTCTGTTGACCGACACCTGGATCCAGCAAGTTGGCACCCACCCTGGGGACAGAaagtacgtgcgtgtgtgtatgacacaCCCTTGtcgatttacacacacaaacaaaagctTGGGGGCAGTTGATATCCTTTTTCCAATGTGTCTGACATCCGCTTGTGCTTGGTCCGCGTCAGTGTGGAGAAGATCAAAGTGCTGTTAGATGCCATCACCGCCATCTACCACCAGTTCAAGAAGGACAAGGCAGAGAGACGTGAGTAGCATCTCCAAACCGCCCTGGACGTCCACattcacctccctctcaagtCCCAGTACATAACAAGCACGTCCGTTCCCGTCAAGGAGGAAAACAgaaatgttctctctctgtctcgtcttTGTGCAGGTCTACCTTACAACGAAGAACAGATCCATAAATTTGACAAGTAAGTCCAGATTTCCTAGATTTCCTACAACTCTCATCTTTGTTCTGCTGGTAAAAACATCCCTTTCAGAATTCAGAGAGCTTCTTTTGAAGGTCACAATGTCCCAGCGGCACTATAGCACTCCTTCTCAGGCCACAAACGCTCTTGAAACCTGCCCGGGACATTTGCTGCtgttctttcccccccccccccctcaaattTGGATTGCCCCATGAAAGGTTCTGAGCTGATGCCGTCTGTTCTTGCTGTGCAGACAGAAGCTGGTTCTCCACGCCACCCGGGCCAGGACTCTGTTCACTGAGGAGTGCGCCATGAAGTACCGCCTCTTCATCTCCAAGAGCGAGGAGTGGATGAGGTAACGGGAACACCTTCCCCGCCGGCTGTGCGCGTAGTCGGGCAGACTTTTCTCAAGTACTTTGTCCAATTCTGACGCATGACTGACAGTTGTCGACAGGATGCATGCCTGGCCGCTTCGATGAGCGCAAATCAATGTGGTGGCAAGCTCGTTTGAATATTTCGCCTATGTTTATTTGTCGCTAACCCCTTGGGTTCTGAGCAATACACTGCCCGATTTTCCACTTCATGGAGTGGCCGATTCTCAAGATGAATTGACACATACCGTGGACAGAGATTCCTGCCTTTGCAGTGAGATGATTGTGGGTCTGCGTGTTTGTCGTGTGTTTTTGCAGAAAGGTCCATCACGTGAGGAAGCAGCTGGTCGGCCTGTCCACTCAGTTCAACAGCATTGAGAAAGACGTGTCCATGGTGATGGAGCGAGTCATCAAGGTGGGAAAGCAGGAAGTGTCCTCGGCAGAGCCAATGGGCatagagggagtgggagggatgGTGTGACAGAATGAGAATAGACTTAAATAGGCTTTCATTCAATCCAGTTTATTCCATTCAAACCTCAGTTTCTCTAAAAGTCttcatgtttttttgtgtttttggcCCGTCTGGGTCCGGATGTGGATGTTTAGCTCCAGGAGCAGCTACCTCAGAAGGTGATGCCTCTGGCATCTGGTGGGATCAAGCCCCAGGCCTACCTCAGCCAGAGCACCCTGGTGGAGATGACCTTGGGGTGAGCACCTTACCTTTCAGCACCGTCACATCGCTCCTCCAGACACCCAGAGCCACCACCTCAGTGGTGCTGAATGTCATGGCCCCCACAGGTAAACTAACGGTAGACTCTGTACTGCAGGATGAAGAAACTGAAAGAGGAAATGGAGGGGGTTGTGAAAGAACTGGCAGAGAACAACCACTTCCTGGAAAGGTGAACAAGTCCACTCAGCATTCCTTTAGCCAGGAAATGTTCTGTCATCGAAACATATCAGGCCAATTCcattcagaaacacacatggCATTTATATTAGATGTGATcaaactttattgtcattgtgcACAGTACAAGTACTGAGTTAATTAAATGCAGTTACCATCCAACCAGAAATACTAATAGTGATAGCTTATAAACAAAATGGCTTTTCCAAATCCAACATTACCCTCTCTGTTGTTCAAAATGTTtattatctttttctctctctctttctttctgttcttCCCCActttatttcattatttctACCTATAAGGTTTGGCACTTTGACACTGGATGGGGGATTGAGGAATGTTGACCGTATTTGAGACCCAAGCAATCCCTTGTCTCTATTCCACTACTCCCAACAACTTGGGAAAACATGGGAGGTGAAGGTTATGCAATCGATTGCCAATTCTATACATAAATATAAATGATTGtgtatatattttcttttgttgtaAATAGGTTCTAAGACTGTAAGAAGGGTTTAATTGTATTTTCTATGGGCTTCCCTCCCGCTCCAACCCCACCCATAAGCAGTTTCTGTTGATCCGGTCACAAGAGAAACATACTGTAATTCCTTCGGTTGCTTCTTCCCTTCCTTAGTTTTTCAACCATTTCTTAATGTCATTACTGCAGAGCGTTGTCATGACGCCATATTagttgttagttttttttttactcacacAGAGATGTATTtatatctcagtgtgtgtgtgtgtgtgtatttatatatatacatatatatacatatataaatacatatatatatacatatatgtatatatataattcACACAATTCTTATTTGTATTTTCTtactacattaaaaaaaaaaatcattattatCTACAGGATACAGCACCCCAAGTGTAAATCTTAAACCTTGATCAGAGTTCTATTCAGATCCATTCTACATGTTCTCTATCGTATTTATGTGTAATGATTGAAAACCATCCTTTTTGTTGGCTTTGGAACACAaccgccaaccccccccccctctccacagtaAAATCTGTAGTATCGAAGTACTTACCCTTTTTACGCTTCAATCAGATGTGTTTACAGTGCAACATCAGTTGTTACCATGGGCCTTACACAGACAAGTCTGTGAACCATCTGTGAACAAAAAGACTCAAATGCGTCACACTTAGCATTGCCACGCTCCTCGTGAATGGCTTTTTGAAAATGTCGGTCAGAAAAAACAGGGAAGACCTTTCACACTCTATTAAAGCTATAATCGTTTGTTTTGTTGATAATCATGCAAAATGACAGGAGGTGGACTGTGTTATAAAATCTGTAGATAAACAAGTATATTATCAGTCGGCTGTGTCCCGTGTCTGTTTCTCCTTCCATTTCATTCTTTTGAAAAAAAGGAAAGTAAGAAAGATCGTGAAAGCGATGTTGTGTAAGGTCGGAAATGTGCGTGGCTCGGTCAGATGCCCGGTCTTTTGTAACGTGTGACCTGCCCTTTAATGCTCACACACCCGTGTATTGTCAAACATTTGTCTGTTCCGTCTGTTGTCGGTTTTAGCCTTCAGTTCCTCGTGCTACTCTCCTTGTCCCTCTGTTGTCGTTCCCCTGCActctcctcagccctctctctctcggccaccaccacctctctccacaGTTGTTAGTCTCCCATGGTGACCAGGCGGTTACCATGGCAATGTGCTGCAACAGCCTCCCCTTCAGACTCCTACTGGTAATTGCGAATAGGCATTAGAATCCAAGTGAATGGAAGCTGTGTTGGTCTATTGTGGTAACACCAAGTATCACAGGTGTGCCTCGGGCCGTTCTgagctagagagagggaggttatgTTCAAGGAAAATGAAATATCTTTTCATGACTGCTCCGTTTTGGAAGTATGACATGTGAAGTGCTGCTACATTTGATCATCACAACTTCGAACAGTGAATGATTATCATGACCTCACTAAACCCCCAGCCTAGCCGTCCTCTAATAAACAGGTTTCCCAGCAAACAGCACAGCATGGCCGTGTGTTAGCAGAGGACTGACTCTGGACCGCAATACCATGCTTGGCCATCAGAGGGCGAGTTGCATCCTTACGAGGAGCCATCTCTTGTTATTGGTCATAAGGTCCAATATGTTCCGAGTTCTTTGTGCCTGACGTAAATGTTCTCTCTGAGTGATAGTTGGGATTCTCACAGATCTCAGCATGCAAACCTGGTGTTCTTGTTAAGGACAGCTCAAGGGAGGACGTGGCAGTTTCAGCCACTGAACTGTGTCTGACAGTACCCAAGGGTACAGGAACACCCTACCTCATGAAATGcatgtaaatacaagttctggaaCGTTTCCTGGTGAAAGAGGTTTTGCAGGGATGTACTATTATACATCTGCTTGTAAGATGTTTTAACAATGGACGCACTCATGAGGAAATGAGAAAGCGACCTTAAGACAGGCTACTGATCACACAGTAAACATTTGTGTTGTGATGGATGAGTCTCACTCACACAATTTttgcccgcctggtcttcaaacTACCCAGaagctcccatgttaccccgctcctgatttccctccactggctacccatcacggcccgtatcagattcaagaccctggtactgaccttccgagcagtgaacgggactgcacctgacTACATCCACGCTCTCGTCCAGccgtacacccccacccgccacctacggtcttcttctgacaaccgtctggtggagAGAGCCCGCTCTCAACCCAAGctgttctcctgtctggccctacaggctcttctggttctacccattggcacttatttgcttttcacaatatgtgcttcatgttttggctacccgtaATGTTTttgggggctatctcgttgtttatgaccattgacctatgcacttcttgtaaagctctttcttgtaattcgctttggataaaagtgtctgctaaatgaataaatgtaaatgaaatatATCTGATACTTGGTTGGGGCTAAATATGACAGCATTGCAAGGTTCTCGTAAAATAAAACATACAGTCCCTAATGTAACATACAAGTTATAAATTTAAAacctaataaatacattttaaaagtgaTCCTCAATGGTAGGACATCTTAAACGAGTGATTTCTTGGGAGCATCATTTTTTAAAGATTAACGTGAGTCAATTAACGCAATGATTTATAATCTGAATTAAATATGAGAACTTGCTCACTGTCAAAGTTTGTTGTCTgttctgtttttttattttatgtatGGTAAACGTACAATTCGACTCTACTGTTATAACAATGAACCTATGTCTCTGCCAAACATTTTGTAACGTGATCGACCGCATTTTCTTGGATATGAACTGGTCTTCTGACGCGCAAGACACCACAGAGAGCAACAGAAACGGATTCTTATGACTCCCGTCCAAGCACATGGTCCGCCATGGCAATGAAGAAGaaaatgaaattaattatttcacCCCCTCCCTTTCATCTGCAGCGACATCTTGTTTCGGTACAGGCAGCAGCTCGTATCCAAGGATAAAAGGAGCGGGTCTGATTTTGCAGTAGCCTAGAGAAAGAAAACATGTCTTGAAGCACCACGACTACGGCCACATCAGTGAAACATGTATATTTGTCGGAATGCGTATGAAATATGGTCATAGCTAAAATGGGATCGCTATTGCCATGAGGACCAGGTACGTGCCTTACATTATTCTACATGAAGCAGGTGTGAGGACAATTTTTTGCAACCCTCATTCATTATTCCACTACTGTTACGTTTTAAGGAATAATGTTTAGTGTAGCCTATATGCATAAAAACTAATTTCCCAGACCATTAGATAATTCAGTTTTTGCGCTATTGCCAGTTGACTGTGCCAGTGTCATGATGGTCTTTACTACATCCCAAAGATTTTCATTAAGGAACATCCATGAGATTTGACTGTCTGGCACCTGTAATACAAGTCAAACTGATGCGGTGCTTTGATCTTCTATGGCGTATCTGTCGTCAAGTATTTGATACTATTGATTTGCATAAAATGCTTATTATGACAAACATCACATAGGTTAAATATCATGTCAATGCATGGTTCCAAATGAATTGATATGTGTTACTTTATGCTGTACATCAACAACATGAACACACTGTATAGGTGCAACCAACCTTCTCTAAAATAGTTTTCCTGTATGAATAAATATATTTGATTTATGTGTCTTTTGACTGTGCAGTGTTTCTTTAAGGATAAAGTTACCTGGATTTATCCTATATGTCTGACTGTCAGCGCCAGTGCTATAATTCAGGCTAAGGACACATCATCCCCACCATCCAAAATTTAAATCACTCACAGGACTCCCTGAAAGGGCTCTGTTGTTGATGTTTGGCTTTCACAGTGCTGTGTTGTCATGGCTAGCCCACAGTATCAGTCATTGCACCTGGTTTTTTAGTGCTTCTTAGTCATCTGCTGATGGTTAACGCCAGAACGGGTTGCTAAGAGAACACAGAGGCAAAGCCACCAGTGTACACAAGAGGTTAGAGATAAGTGTGAAACCTCTGCTGTTCTGAGCCTACCTAGAGATTCCTAATAACTGTCCCTGAAGAAATAAGGTCCCTAGACACTAGCTTAttgcttttgtgtgtctgtatgtgcatgCGCTTGATTAATTTACTTTGCTTCCACAGCAGTGTCATTTCCTACTTCATTTTCGAACATGTGCTGGATGATCGATATATCACAATGTCAAAATGTATCTGAAGAAATGTCTGCTGGAGACTCATTCATTTAAGACAGGGTGTCTCATTAAGTTAGAAATCGTATTTGTAGGCCCTATATAGGTTTTGGATCTCAGGACTCTGTTCATATACAATTCTTATGTTGTCCTGCTTATTCAAAAGGTTGTCTTAGCTAGTGTACTAGTATATAATAAGATACATTGTAAACAgagaacttacatttacattacatttattcatttagcagacgctcttgtccagagcaacttacagtaagtacagggacattctccccgaggcaagtagggtgaagttccttgcccaaggacacaacgtgatttttcacggccaggaatcgaaccaacaaccttctgatcaaTAGCCCGACGATGACATTTCAATTTCAATATAATGTATCATTCCAGTCTTAAATACCcctttgttaacccttgtgttatcttcgggtcattctgacccatcagtcattgtgacccaccgtcgtattgcgacagatttaccgcatacaaagacaaagtgaagcattttcttttaaccgttgggctgtctcagaccccccacattgcaaaggttaaaagaaaattattttaatttgtttttgtattgggtaaaattgggtaaacacaacgatggttcgttatgaacctttgggtcatgtgacccgaaggcagcacgagggttaagaaaagGCCAGACGAAGATCAACCTAGAATGAGATCAGAATGTCTTTACAGGTTCACTTATCTGTGCCCTCCATATGAATCTGTGCTGCTGGAAGTCACTAATAAAGACTTCAAGTGTAGTTTTGATCACTTTTCACGTCAGAGCACAGCGCGAGAGAATATGGATGGTGATGTTTTCCAAAGAAGTGATTTCTGGAGTGTGACTTCATTAGACGCTCTTGTGTTCTTTTGTTGTTGCATAATCGCCACACTGCTGATATGGAAGTGCACCCTCGTCAACAGAGACAGGAATCTTAATTAGCTGACAATCTGCTGCTTACCAGCGCAACGTGCTCCTGGTATCTATCTAGAATAATCTGGAACCATCTGCCTCTCTGATTTGATTTCGTGACCCTTATCTCGAAGCCTAATCAGGCGAACTAAATGGGAAACTATTCTAAATAGCCTATCTTGCCTCTTCACTTTATCCCCAGGTTGTTTTTGAATAATTATACCACTGAGACCAATTATTATGAGACTCATCCTTGAACCCAATGAATGTTTACAGGAACAGCCTGCGAAGAGTCACGTTGTGTAACCTTTACAAAAGGTGATATTTCAAAATGTGCATTTTGAGTCGAGGTCAGAAGTGTAGGCTACTTTAGCGTCCTGttcttttcttgatttattaAAGACCACTGTTGTGACTCAAAGACACAGTTGCTTCAACTTGCCTCTATGGAAACCAGAGGAAATGCTGCCGCTGAGTTTCCTTTTAGAGCTGAGATGTTTTGATGATTAATCACAAACTCTGATATTCTTTGAATgttgaccatgacaaagtatatAGCTGGATGTAGAGATGAGAATTCAGGCAAACCTGTAGATCTTAACAGTAGATTCGATTAGATAGAACTTAATTGATCCCTGAAGGGAAATTCAGAGCATTGGCCAGCaaatggaggggggtggagaggttgTCATGGATAACTCATTGCACAAATATTACAAGCAGTTGATGTTGTGCGTGGTCGATATATTGATGTGAGCTGTTGTGGTATCCTGTTTTCATGTCCCTTTCCCATTCCTAATTGCCTGGGATTTGTTTGTTTCCACAGCTCCCCCTTGTGGCAGTAGCCATGGTGTACGCCCAGTCGACTGAAAGCGCCATGCCCTCTTTCAGCTCCCCCACCTTCAGTTCCCAAATGTCCTTCAACTACTCTGACAGGGAGAACTCCACCTTTCTCACCGACTCAGCCACACCTCTCTTTTGCAACCGAGAAGGCTTATCAGAGTCCAACAGCACCCTGGTTTCCTACGAGCTGACCTCCGCTGAGGTGGCCATCTTGGGGCTGGTGTTTGGGGCTCTCTGGCTGGTCTCCATCCTCGGCAACGCCCTGGTCTGCCTGGTCATCCACCGCAGCCGGAGGACTCAATCCACCACCAACTACTTTGTGGTGTCCATGGCTTGTGCTGACCTCTTGCTGAGCCTGGGCTGTGCCCCGTtcgtcctcctccaggtcacCTCCGGCAGGTGGCCGCTGAGCGCGGCCGCCTGCAAGGCTGTGAGATACCTCCAGCACCTGTGTCCAGGGGTGCAGGTGTACGTCCTGCTCTCCATCTGCGTGGATCGCTTCTACACCATCGTCTACCCGCTCAGCTTCAAGGTCTCCAGGGAGAAGGCCAAGAGGATGATACTGGCCTCCTGGATCTTCGACGTCGCCTTCATCTCGCCCTGCCTCTTCTTCTACGGTTCCACGATGGCGGACGGCAGCGGCGGCCACTGCGACTTCTTCCTGCCCAACAGCTGGGACGGGATCGCGTACGCCGCCGCTCACCTGCTCTTCGGCTTCCTGGTCCCGGCGCTGCTCATCGTGTCGTTCTACCAGCGGGTGATCCGCTACATCTGGAGGATCAGCGCCGATGGACACACGGTGAGGAGGACGATGAACATCGTCCCAAGGACTAAAGTCAAGACAATCAAGATGTTCCTCATGCTCAACTGTGTCTTCCTGCTGACCTGGACACCGTTTTATGTAGCCCAGCTGTGGCATCCCCGAGAAGCCGACAGCCCCAGCAGACAGGGTGCGCTGTTCTTCACAGCCATTGCCTTGATTTCCTTCAGCTCCACTGCCTCCAAACCAACCCTGTACTCTGTTTATAACGCGAACTTCAGACGCGGCATGAGGGAGACCTTCTGCATGTCGTCAATGAAGTGTTACCGCAGTAACGCATACACAATCACTGCTAGCTCACGGATGGCCAAAAAGAACTATGTTGGGGTGGTGGACATCCCGGTACCGGCTAAGACAATCACCAAAGACTCGGTTTATGACACCTTTGACCGCGAGGCAAAAGAGAAGAAACTCGCCTGGCCAATCAGTGCCAATCCACCTAATACTTTTGTGTGAGGCAGCCATCTTTTGAAACTGAACATTTCAGACAGTACAATAGCACAACTAAGTTCAATGTATTGGGTGCTAATGAAATTCAAGCTCCATATATGTAGCTAACTGTGAGTTAGCTACACCAGTGGACAAACATACAGCATGTTCAGAGCATTATGTTGAGATACCAGCTGAATCTTTCTTGCGATGGCATTTGTCTGATCGTACAATATTAGATGTGAACATATTTTCTCAGGTAGAGCAGTCTACACGGCCCCATCGCATTTCCCATATGTTCCATCTCTTTCTGGTGTAATGACTTGGATGAAATTAATTTGGAAGCTTTGTGTAATAATCTCAGTTCCTACACTTTGTATGTCTTCATAATTGGCCTTCTGCTCTGTTGAACTATGTTATTCAGAGGAAGAGGAATTTAAAACCCTACAGGTTTGGACCATAACGCTTTTAACCTGAAGACTCTTTGTCTACGCTGGCTTAGGATGTGATGGTTGTGTGCCAGTTTTCACTGTTGTCATTCTATCCAGTAGCTGCTTCTGTTTAGCTGACCGGCATTGTGTAGTGTTTCTCTTGTTTGTGTCTCATCTCTGTTTACTGTTAACTACTGTGACTTAATGACCCATGCTTACACTGAGatgtaaaataataaaacattATCTATGTGCATCAAATTTGACACTGCTAGTGTTTATAGTTTTGGATGGAGACCTGAAAATGCTCTGGTAAATGTGGCTGTCCTGTGTTTCAAGATCAGGACAACGTTGTTGCTCAGTCCCACAGTGAATACAGAACCTTCGAACCCACGTCTCGTCAGGATGTTTCCTGTGTTTTTGTTCCTTGATGTGACATCACCAGTGTAATGACTCTGCACCATGTTGTTTTTTAAGAGTTTATTTGAGTTCTTACCAAGTGAAGACTGATGATGGAAATAAAGGAAAATTGAATGGAAAACAGATATCTCTGGCTACAGTTATA
The Osmerus eperlanus chromosome 17, fOsmEpe2.1, whole genome shotgun sequence DNA segment above includes these coding regions:
- the gpr19 gene encoding probable G-protein coupled receptor 19, with product MVYAQSTESAMPSFSSPTFSSQMSFNYSDRENSTFLTDSATPLFCNREGLSESNSTLVSYELTSAEVAILGLVFGALWLVSILGNALVCLVIHRSRRTQSTTNYFVVSMACADLLLSLGCAPFVLLQVTSGRWPLSAAACKAVRYLQHLCPGVQVYVLLSICVDRFYTIVYPLSFKVSREKAKRMILASWIFDVAFISPCLFFYGSTMADGSGGHCDFFLPNSWDGIAYAAAHLLFGFLVPALLIVSFYQRVIRYIWRISADGHTVRRTMNIVPRTKVKTIKMFLMLNCVFLLTWTPFYVAQLWHPREADSPSRQGALFFTAIALISFSSTASKPTLYSVYNANFRRGMRETFCMSSMKCYRSNAYTITASSRMAKKNYVGVVDIPVPAKTITKDSVYDTFDREAKEKKLAWPISANPPNTFV
- the tbk1 gene encoding serine/threonine-protein kinase TBK1, with amino-acid sequence MQSTANYLWLISDLLGQGATANVYRGRHKKTGDLYAVKVFNNLSFLRPLDVQMREFEVLKKLNHKNIVKLFAVEEESNTRHKVLVMEYCPCGSLYTVLEESSNAYGLPEDEFLIVLQDVVAGMNHLREYGIVHRDIKPGNIMRVIGEDGRSVYKLTDFGAARELDDDEQFVSLYGTEEYLHPDMYERAVLRKDHQKKYGATVDLWSIGVTFYHAATGSLPFRPYEGPRRNKEVMYKIITEKPSGTISGQQKFENGKIEWSTEMPVSCSLSKGLQSLLTPVLANILEADQEKCWGFDQFFAETSDILHRCVVYLFSLQQATLHHVYIHEYNTATLFQELLSRRTSIPPHHQELIYEGRRLVLDPNRQAQTFPRTTRDNPIMLISSECAATVGLIFEDPSPPKVQPRYDLDLDASYAKTFAGDVGHLWKTSESLLVYQELVRKGVRGLIEMMKEEYSEIVHKKSEVIHLCNYCNQILERTEQLCEVLMQATMLSSEYDEISDMRKKVMRISGSLEPLERTTQEIKSKFMPGGLLTDTWIQQVGTHPGDRNVEKIKVLLDAITAIYHQFKKDKAERRLPYNEEQIHKFDKQKLVLHATRARTLFTEECAMKYRLFISKSEEWMRKVHHVRKQLVGLSTQFNSIEKDVSMVMERVIKLQEQLPQKVMPLASGGIKPQAYLSQSTLVEMTLGMKKLKEEMEGVVKELAENNHFLERFGTLTLDGGLRNVDRI